One genomic region from Athalia rosae chromosome 3, iyAthRosa1.1, whole genome shotgun sequence encodes:
- the LOC105685639 gene encoding ubiquitin carboxyl-terminal hydrolase 14, translating into MPLYNVKVKWGKELFPNVEANTDEEPMLFKAQLFALTGVQPERQKVMLKGMTLKDEDWGSMKLREGATILMMGSKEEDVPVEPTEKPLFLEDMNESELATALDLPAGLTNLGNTCYLNATVQCLKTVPELREALKKFSGGLAAAGSASLVPAQSITAALRDLYEMMDKGSSLPPLGLVQVLHLAFPRFAEKSEHGLGFQQQDANECWTELVRMLQQKLPAKADPLAMEDSGQASRPQSLIEQFFGGSFDTELKCVESEDETPTKGKEEFLQLSCFISTDVKYMHSGLRSKMQEQITKLSPTLGRDAVYTKTSRISRLPAYLTVQFVRFYYKEKEAINAKILKDVKFPLDFDAFELCSTDLQTKLTPMRDRFKEYEDSLLEESRTVKNKDDKGDGLKKNVEQHPYWFPDDLGSNNSGYYTLQAVLTHRGRSSSSGHYVAWVRQKGDTWLKCDDETVSPVTSEDVLKLSGGGDWHCAYVLLYGPRVLEIPIPESD; encoded by the exons ATGCCGTTGTACAATg TTAAAGTAAAATGGGGTAAGGAACTCTTTCCTAACGTTGAAGCCAACACAGATGAAGAACCAATGCTATTCAAAGCCCAACTCTTTGCTTTAACTGGCGTTCAGCCTGAAAGACAAAAAGTCATGCTGAAGGGAATGACTTTGAAAGATGAAGACTGGGGTAGCATGAAACTCAGAGAG GGAGCCACTATCTTAATGATGGGATCAAAGGAGGAAGATGTACCAGTCGAACCTACGGAGAAGCCCTTATTTTTGGAAGACATGAATGAGTCCGAATTAGCTACAGCGTTAGACTTGCCTGCAGGTTTGACTAACCTGGGGAATACTTGTTATCTAAACGCTACAGTTCAATGTTTAAAAACTGTTCCGGAATTGCGGGAAGCTTTAAAAAAGTTCTCTGGAGGGCTGGCTGCTGCTGGTAGTGCTTCGTTAGTCCCTGCACAAAGTATTACTGCAGCTCTGAGGGATTTGTATGAAATGATGGACAAAGGATCTTCACTACCTCCTTTAGGCTTGGTCCAAGTGTTGCATCTGGCTTTTCCTAGATTTGCCGAAAAATCTGAACATGGTCTAGGATTTCAGCAGCAAGATGCCAACGAATGTTGGACTGAGTTAGTTAGAATGCTACAACAAAAACTGCCAGCTAAG GCAGATCCTTTAGCCATGGAAGATAGCGGGCAAGCTTCGAGACCACAGTCAttgattgaacaattttttggaGGGTCTTTTGATACGGAGTTGAAATGTGTTGAATCTGAAGATGAGACACCCACGAAAGGTAAAGAAGAATTTCTGCAGTTGAGCTGTTTTATTTCTACTGACGTGAAGTACATGCATTCGGGGTTGCGATCGAAAATGCAGGAACAGATTACCAAGTTATCACCAACACTGGGTCGCGATGCTGTGTACACGAAAAca tccAGGATCAGCAGACTTCCGGCTTATCTAACTGTACAGTTTGTACGCTTTTActataaagagaaagaggcaATCAATGCCAAGATTTTGAAAGATGTTAAATTTCCACTGGACTTTGATGCTTTTGAACTCTGCTCAACCGATCTACAAACTAAATTGACTCCAATGCGTGATAGGTTCAAAGAATATGAAGATAGTTTATTGGAAGAATCTAGGACTGTCAAAAACAAGGACGACAAGGGTGATGGACtaaagaaaaatgttgaacaacACCCATACTGGTTTCCAGATG ACTTGGGCTCCAATAACAGCGGATATTATACGCTACAAGCAGTTTTAACGCACAGAGGACGCTCCAGTAGTAGTGGCCACTACGTTGCGTGGGTTCGTCAAAAAGGTGACACATGGTTGAAGTGTGACGATGAAACTGTCAGCCCAGTTACCAGCGAAGATGTATTGAAGCTAAGTGGAGGTGGTGATTGGCACTGTGCTTATGTCTTGCTGTATGGGCCGAGAGTTCTAGAAATACCTATTCCAGAGAGCGACTAA